From one Bacteroides eggerthii genomic stretch:
- a CDS encoding TetR/AcrR family transcriptional regulator codes for MSEYTKHLTPRPELRERIIETAVKAFAAQGIKSITMDDIATSLGISKRTLYEVFPDKETLLEECILRGQKEGDEYLKNVLATSENVLEVLLKCYQRSIEKFHATNKKFFEDIKKYPKAYKLMTKRHDQDSEETVNFFKEGVKQGIFRDDVNFAIINLLVREQIDLLMNTDICKEYSFLEVYESIMFTFLRGISTEKGAHELEVFIREYRKKIISGNSETENK; via the coding sequence ATGAGCGAATATACCAAGCACCTTACTCCTCGTCCGGAACTGAGAGAACGGATCATTGAAACTGCGGTGAAGGCCTTTGCTGCGCAAGGTATCAAAAGTATTACGATGGATGACATCGCAACTTCGTTGGGCATCTCCAAGCGTACTCTGTATGAGGTGTTTCCTGATAAGGAGACCTTGCTGGAAGAGTGTATCCTGAGAGGTCAGAAAGAGGGGGATGAATATCTGAAGAATGTGCTTGCTACATCCGAGAATGTATTGGAAGTCCTGTTGAAATGCTACCAGCGCAGTATCGAAAAGTTCCATGCCACCAACAAGAAGTTTTTTGAGGACATCAAGAAGTATCCCAAAGCCTATAAGCTGATGACCAAACGGCATGATCAGGACTCGGAAGAAACGGTGAACTTTTTCAAGGAAGGCGTGAAGCAGGGCATCTTCCGCGATGATGTGAATTTTGCCATTATCAATCTGTTGGTAAGGGAGCAGATTGACTTGCTGATGAATACGGATATTTGCAAGGAGTATTCGTTCCTTGAAGTTTATGAGTCTATCATGTTCACTTTCCTCCGGGGAATTTCTACGGAGAAAGGGGCGCATGAGTTGGAGGTGTTCATCCGGGAATACCGCAAAAAGATAATCTCCGGAAATAGCGAGACAGAGAACAAATAG
- a CDS encoding TolC family protein, with protein MKMQRFFEGKKWVLAVAIVLVGAYARAQGTKDTLTLNLAKAIEIALSDNPTIKVAEEEIALKKVSHKETWQNLLPEASISGSMSHTITAPQFSIGDQTVKMGKDKANTATGALNISLPLFAPAVYRAMSMTKTDIELAVEKSRASKQDLVNQVTKAYYQLMLSQDSYDVLQKSYKLAEDNYNIVNAKYRQGAVSEFDKISAEVQMRSVKPSVISAGNAVTLSKLQLKVLMGITADLDIKIDDSLAAYEGVVFANQLDNATHEGLVNNTTMKQLELNRLMLQKNIKSLRTNFMPTLALGYSYQYQSMNNDSWNVFNYNYGSSSSLVFSLSIPLYKASNFTKLKSNRIQMRQLDQNRIDTERKLNMQITSYQDNMAASSEQVSSNKENVMQAEKAVQIAGKRYEVGKGTVLELNTSQVQLTEAELTYNQSIYDYLVAKADLDQVLGRDYISKDQK; from the coding sequence ATGAAGATGCAGAGATTTTTTGAGGGTAAGAAATGGGTATTGGCCGTTGCCATAGTGTTGGTTGGTGCTTATGCACGAGCACAAGGGACGAAAGATACTTTGACCCTGAACCTTGCCAAAGCCATAGAGATTGCTTTGAGCGACAATCCTACTATTAAAGTGGCGGAAGAGGAGATTGCACTGAAAAAGGTGAGCCATAAGGAAACCTGGCAAAACCTGTTGCCCGAAGCGAGCATTTCGGGAAGTATGAGCCACACTATTACGGCGCCGCAGTTCAGTATCGGCGACCAGACTGTGAAAATGGGTAAAGACAAGGCGAACACAGCCACAGGAGCGTTGAACATAAGTCTGCCCCTGTTTGCACCGGCAGTGTATCGCGCCATGTCGATGACAAAAACGGACATTGAGCTGGCGGTAGAGAAGTCACGTGCCTCCAAACAGGATTTGGTGAATCAGGTGACCAAGGCCTACTATCAGTTGATGTTGTCGCAGGACTCATACGATGTTCTGCAAAAAAGCTATAAGCTGGCAGAAGACAATTATAACATAGTCAACGCTAAATACCGGCAGGGTGCGGTGAGTGAATTTGACAAAATCAGCGCCGAGGTACAGATGCGCAGCGTGAAGCCGAGTGTCATTTCGGCCGGAAACGCTGTGACGCTCTCCAAATTGCAACTCAAAGTATTGATGGGTATAACGGCCGATCTGGATATTAAGATAGACGACAGTCTGGCGGCTTATGAGGGAGTTGTGTTTGCCAATCAATTGGATAATGCGACGCACGAAGGCTTGGTGAACAATACCACGATGAAGCAACTGGAGTTGAACCGCCTGATGCTTCAGAAGAACATCAAGTCCTTGCGCACCAACTTCATGCCGACACTGGCTTTGGGCTATTCTTATCAGTATCAGTCCATGAACAACGACAGTTGGAATGTATTCAACTACAACTACGGAAGCAGTTCTTCGCTGGTGTTCAGTTTGAGTATTCCTTTATACAAGGCAAGCAACTTTACAAAACTGAAATCCAACCGCATCCAGATGCGCCAGTTGGACCAGAACCGCATCGATACGGAACGCAAGCTGAATATGCAGATTACCAGCTATCAGGATAATATGGCAGCCAGCTCGGAACAGGTGTCCAGCAACAAGGAGAATGTGATGCAGGCCGAAAAGGCGGTGCAGATTGCCGGCAAACGCTACGAGGTGGGCAAAGGAACTGTGCTTGAACTGAACACCTCGCAAGTGCAGCTCACTGAGGCCGAGTTGACTTACAACCAATCCATATACGATTATTTGGTGGCTAAAGCCGATCTTGACCAAGTGTTGGGAAGAGATTACATAAGCAAAGATCAGAAATAA